From the genome of Vicia villosa cultivar HV-30 ecotype Madison, WI linkage group LG2, Vvil1.0, whole genome shotgun sequence, one region includes:
- the LOC131647541 gene encoding albumin-2-like: MTKSGRINAAFRSSFHNEIYFFVDDKYFLFELFANERNERIFYELTPLRDGFKSLNHTVFGTYGIDCSFNTDNNEAYIFYENFCALIDYAPHSGKDKIISGPKKISDTFPFLKGTVFENGIDAAYRSTIGKEVYLFKGDKYARIDYGKNEFVQSIRKISEGYPCFSGTILENGVDAAFACHITNEVFFFKDEYYARVVVTPGATDDYIKNGVRKTLDFWPNLNGIKGLLD; encoded by the coding sequence ATGACAAAATCAGGTCGCATAAATGCTGCTTTCCGTTCATCTTTCCACAATGAAATTTACTTTTTCGTCGATGATAAGTACTTCCTGTTCGAATTATTTGCGAACGAACGCAACGAACGGATCTTCTACGAGCTTACTCCTCTTCGCGATGGTTTCAAATCACTCAATCACACCGTATTTGGAACCTACGGAATAGATTGTAGCTTCAACACCGATAACAACGAGGCATACATCTTTTATGAGAACTTTTGTGCTCTCATAGACTACGCTCCACACTCCGGCAAAGACAAAATCATCTCGGGTCCTAAGAAAATTTCAGACACGTTTCCTTTTTTGAAAGGAACCGTGTTTGAAAACGGGATAGATGCAGCTTACAGATCGACGATAGGTAAAGAAGTTTACTTATTCAAAGGAGACAAGTATGCTCGTATAGACTACGGCAAAAACGAGTTTGTTCAAAGTATTAGGAAAATTAGTGAAGGATATCCTTGTTTCAGTGGAACAATCCTTGAAAATGGAGTTGATGCAGCTTTTGCTTGTCACATTACCAATGAAGTTTTTTTCTTCAAAGATGAATATTATGCACGTGTAGTTGTTACTCCAGGTGCTACTGATGATTACATTAAGAATGGTGTGAGGAAAACTCTTGACTTTTGGCCTAATCTTAATGGCATAAAAGGTCTTTTGGATTAA